CTGAGTTGTTTGATTCAAAAAGTAAAATTGGGTGTGTTCCAGAAAAAGGCGACGcaactgtcttgctgctgtgtAATTTGAGGCCaaggtttgtgtttgaataaacCTAAAATAGGGCAAATAGTGAGTCGAATCTAACAAGATAACGTCTGTCTGCAGCCATATTTATCTAGATGGGATAGCTAAacgtttatttaaaaatgccaTTGTGATTTGTTCTCCGTGTTAGAAGTCGTGCTTTGTAGGTAACGCTACCTTGTTGTCTAATGCTACAGATGATCGAAGTGTTGGCCTCCATGGCCCGAGGTCCTGTGTTTCTGGCCGGGGAGCTCATGGAGTGTCTCATCACATTCACCAACCCAATGTCCCACTTGTCCACCTCTGCCACCAGGTACAACTTTCCTCCTTTCACCTAATTGTCAATCATAGAGCTTCACACAAAACATGCCTCATGAGTTTGTTGGTAAAATGATGAAAGGTTGGAAAAAGTATGGAATTAACATACAGAACCCAATTGCACCGTTTATTAATGAGCTACTTTGGCCAATTTAAAGCTTTGAGTTTTTGTAAAGCCAAAATCGACAATCATATTTCTGCcatatgtgactgtgtgaatcaTATTTATTGAAGCAGCATGGCAAAGGTGTGAGGGTTGtggcattttaaatgtaaatgtttacaaatagtttatatataattaaatgtatttgctgcaagctttttatgtatttattttaagttcagaaaaaaagtcagttttgtttgtttcacataaTATGTCGGGTTGACTTTAATATGGAGGTTATGTTTTGATGAGATTAAGAGTATGTGTGATAGcaattgttatttaattttactgttatgaaattgtttaaaatgttctgtAGCTATTTTGCCAGTCCTTgacaaggttattatagttaatgaattaacaaaaactaaaatcaaaattgaaataacaataaaaatagaacaatACCTAActaaaactgaattgtgtgtttacaaaaactAACAAAAGCAACACACTTGTAGCAAAATgtgcatagtttttttttatctttgtgaaTTCATTTCATACGTAAGCCAACATAAGACATACTAGTTCatatgaagttgttttttttttttctctctgccgtCGATTTTGAAAGGTTTCATTTGAGACAGCCATTTCATTCATAGTAAAATGATGTTtgatttgtttacaatgtgggacataaggcTGTGCagttaaacacaacatttgttatGTAGTTAATTGAGTTGAGTTGGTTCAAGTGAAACAAACCTCTTGTCTAGGGGTTTAttaggtttttttaattttgctcatgttttccCCCTTATTATCGTGTTATCTAAGGTTAGCTGCTAGTGGACGTATTTAGCACTTTTTATCACTCAATCACAAAATTCCACTTCTCCATTGTGTAACCCTTTTGTTCCATTTGTCTCCCAGTGAGATGCTGGCATGGGCCAGTGCCCAGATTCACTGCCAGTTTCATGCCAGTGAGAGCAGAGTGGCTCTGCCAACCCGGGGCAACAAACAGGATGTCCAGGCTGAAAGTGACACTGTACTCATTCCAAGTAGAGGTCAGTGGGAgactggggggaaaaacactATTTGCTGGATTAGTAGTTTTAGCATAAACCAATTATTTTTAGCTTGAAGAGGTAGTGTACACACAAAGGTTTAAAAGGATTTGGGATTTATTAGCTTGGTTTGAAATGAAATTCTTGCTTCATGTGTAATATGTCTAGAATTTCTGCAACACAAATGTTGGTCTTTTACAGGAGAGCGAGGACAGTGTGTGCTGGACACGCCACCTAAGATACTGTTCTGTGACCTTCGTCTGGACCCCGGGGAGAGCAAAACATGTAAGTTAGTGTTGTGTGTCGCAGAATATAGATCCACaacagcaacatgtttttttaatgagctaAATCTACCCGTGTACCACAAAGTTGGGGACTGGTGTTAacatcacccataagaatctgaactcccattgCATGGCCTCCAGAATTAAAGTTTGGCCAGTGCCATGTTGTCGTTTTGTAACTGAAAGTTCAGAGACGTCCCCTGCAACCAGGTTGCTATTGGACAATTTATTGcgtgttttcctctaaatatgaacataattcAGAAAAATGACGTactgttctattgaagaagagttTACACTAAAGCTTGAGACTATTAACTCCTCAGGATGatgaatcaagtgagaagtagattATTTTCAGGAAGAACCCAGAAgactacatacatttttttatatacaaccCAAGGAAGTGATATAATAACGCTCAGAAGATCGCCGACATCTTTACAGGCcaaatacagtattttcctTAAGTGTAATGCAGCATCTACAAATGACCATGTATCTTTCTGTTTGTGATTTGCTCTGCCACAGATTCATACAGTGAAGTTGTACCCATTGATGGTCCTCCTAGTTTCCGTGGTCAGTCAGTGAAATATGTCTACAAACTGACCATCGGCTGCCAGAGAGTCAACTCTCCCATCAAACTATTGAGAGTTCCCTTCAGAGTGCTGGTTCTGCAGGGTGAGACGGCTGTTTTTCAATATCAAATGCTTTTGCACTTTAAAGCCATCTGTGGTAATTACAAATATCTCTTATCTCgaaaagtgaaatgtttatttgtacCATAGATGTTAATGAAGATTATAATAAGGAAAATCAttgcagcaaacaaacaaatgctttttatttcagAGAGGTTTGTGTTAAGTGAGCAGTAAGAACATTTCCTTCCCCATTtaactggccaactgtccatgTCTCAGTATCCGAACACCAGCAGGGATCACTTTATTTAATGAAGAGTGTCCGCCTCCACTACGGTAGATAGTGATAGGCCTTGTTAGTATTAGGAGTTTACCTGCTGACCTATTACATCACAGACCAAAATAACTTGGCATCATGGAGCACCATTGCATGTCTTTCTATTAaccattaacttcaaaatgtttaattcttTAAGCTAAGAGAGCATAATTTCAGTATCATAAATGCTCCTATGGCGTGTGTGTCCAGTGCCGCTACTTCTTGGTACTGCATGTTTCACGACAGTTGTGGAACGACCATTCAATGAAAGATAGCGTTAGTTAAGTGTAAAGGCAAAATGTTTATACAAGAAGTAGTAAAAAGCTGTGAGACGGCATTGACATTGTGCATGAAGAAGTTGcactactaaaatgaaagataacatagaaatgtgtatttgtcTTATAAGAATGACTACTCAAACGAAAGATTGTTTAGTAAGAGTAACttctaaaattaaatataaaatataattttattttataagaataactgctgaataactaataataaataactaacTAAATGCAGTTTATGCAGAACAGAATCAGGTTTTTGGTACAGAGAAATTCAATTTATGTTGgaaaatcagattttattttgaacaagATATGAATAACTGTCTTTCTGTTTCAAGATACAAAAAGACAGGGGTCTCATAAGGTGATGGccaatgtatttgtacattaATGTCTGACATTTTCTCGGCCGATCTGTAGGCATGCCAGAACCTCCATTTCCCCAGGATGAAGAGGTCTCCCCATCAAACCCGTTCctagaggaagaggaagcaagTCGCAGAGACACTCGGTCTTTGGAGAGAGCGCTGGACATGCTTATGGTCACCACGTCGAGACGCTGCCCACGTAAGTCCCAGCAGTGACTTTTATATTAGTAAACCCACTGTCTCTAGATCTGAAGAATAGTTTTTTCAGCTACAAAATGCTAaatatttagtatttttctTAAAGCATTCTGCTGACAAATCAAATCACTATGCTGGTCTTTAAGCTTCACTGTCACATAATTTGTCGTAATTGACACCTGCATGTGGTAAAAGATCATTcgtaatttcacattttatgtatataacacaatgagtaaataaaatatgaactatactcacatggagaaaaacattaaattcCATATAAATGTTCTATGTTTAACGCTAtgttttcaaatcagatttattTCTATCATTTCTTTGTCACACAGTGCAGACATAAAGAAAATCCATTTTCCTTGGGATCTATGATGGATAAATATAGAGATGCGTGATATTATCGGcacaatgtcatttaaaatgtattctcaGATATCAAAGAACACGCCcggatatgactaatgactaaaactgTAGGCTGAATatgctgctacctccttgacttctatgctggccCCGCTCCAacaatttgttttatgtttatttattttcctaaatattatatttatttcacatatgACGTCTGCAGGGGAAAACACATcagtaattaaaaaatacagtaaaagtaagttaatgaagattaaaaaaaggtgaGATATGGTGGAACAGATTGAAACAGTAGAATGGTTGTGACCTATATGTTACACACTGATTTTTTGCTTGCATTCTCCACTGTCTTTGGTTTGGATGTGTGCATTGACCTCATGACCTGTGGGTTTCTCTTTCCTTCAGACATGTTCAATATCACCAACATGCGAGGAAAAGTGGCAAAGTTCTGCATCTTCAAGACTGTTTACAGACTCGGGGAGGACATCATCGGCACGTTCAACTTCTCGGAGGGTGACATCCCCTGCTTGCAGGTGTGTTTAGATTTAGTTGTGAACGGCTGCACACATTGACTGGTGCGTGTAATGGCTGTGTGAGTGACGAAGTCCCGCATGTGTTTTTGCAGTATTCGGTGAGCCTCCAGAGCGAGGAGGAGATCCAGCAACAGTACCAGCGACGTCCCGGCCACGCCGTCAGTGTGAGTGGACACGGGCGACACCTGGAGTCCTGCCTCCACACGGCCTCCAGCCACTTCTCCCTCCCCATCCCCCTCAACGTCACACCAGGTTTCAGCACAGATATAGGTCAGTCTCCTTTGTACAGAATTGTCTATGAATCAATTATAATTTTTATTCTGCCATTTAGAATTACACTTGTTAGTTTAATTaaatttgataatgtgaagattcctGGAGCCAGTGGTCCCTCcagacatttaaaagttacatgcaaatgcaatgttttataactattttattttcattttcacaaatataaactttaaatggcaatgtaatcAAATCTTAGCCATACAAGAGTGaacaaatggacaaaagcatCAACTTTACTTGCATAAAGTAATATATACAGGCACATGGCACTAATAGTGAAAACCTGATTTAAAAGTTTTATATAATACATgtacaaatataatacaatttagCAgttggtgaatgtgtgtatctgtctgtcactgCCAGGATGTGAATCCTGGACTCTGGTTTCAGGGCTcaactccttaccagctgagctaatggggaCAGCACATGATACTCGTTATAGTgctgtttaaaatgtgtgcGCGTGATTGTATGTAGAAATATGCCTGGGCCGATTTCCTGTCCCTGGccataaaaaatatattataaaactgaaCCGAAGCTGAGGGCCGTATAACATCTTTGGACACGCCTGCCTTAAATGTAACTTTGCTGTAGAACAGttgaaaatcagaaaaaaacagccgCCCCCTAATGATGACGAAGCTGTTGACGTCGTGTGTCatgccatcatcatcatggctCGAAGGTTTACGCTCAATTCGCTACACTTGGTGAAAACAAAGCGACTCTTGTCTCGTGTAGGTGCAAGTAAATGAGCAACTCTCAGCAACCTcagcaaacacatacacataacaaGCTTCTATAGAGCTaacattctgctgctgctaacatCTGCAGTGTTCTCTAGGtctaatcaattattaatcgattactaaactAATCGTCAACCATTCTGGTTATGAATTAATCAGTTAGAGGTTTGGGAAATACCAACCAACATTTTCTGTCAACTACAGTTATgcaaataattgttagttgcagtcctAGCACAGTTTAACAGTGAATGAATGTTGGGTGTAAATGTGCAGCTGCTTCCCTCAAACACTGTTAGCATTACtttaaataacttaaaataaataaataatgccaaGCAAAGAAAAGTAAGTCTGTAAGAATTAGTGAGAAATGGTATCAAATGAACTCGCTAATCACATCATAAGAGGATATATCAAGTCCAAACTCTGTCCTCTTTGTTCAGTCTCTCTTCGGTGGCGTCTGCACTTTGAGTTCGTCACAGCCCGGGAGCCTATGGAACCACCCACTGTACTGCAGAACCAATCAGAGGTCACAGTTTGGGCCGGGGCGGAGCATGTGAATGTGGACACCTTCAGCTGGGATCTGCCTATCAAAGTCCTACCAACGAACCCGGCCCTGGCATCCTACGTTTCCCAGTTTACAGGGAGGAACAGCATTAATATTTGACTCTGAGGTGATcaggtgttattgtttttaatggtGATATCAactagtttgtttttgtttccagaTGGGGAAACTGTTTCAGCACAGATGTGCACATTTCTtgatcaaaaatgtttttttgtttccattttttatgCAGACCTCATATGTTAAGTGTGCAATCTAtaatttgccttttttcttGAGCATTTTACAATGCACCCGGACTTTGAATACATATTCCTTTTCAGGAAGTCTACCGCACATTGGCCGTGTGAAGtgcaactctctctctgttgtgcgtgtctgtatttatttgctttttttaaactccTTCATACACTTGCACACTCgatatttctgattttttttttcttatctgagatatttttacagtttaagtGTCTTTCTTTTAATATAAAGTCTAAAAGAAGAATGACTATACTGAGATGTAAATACAAGAGAattaaaagtgtgatttaaatgtaaaaaattgcCTTGTTTGTTACCACACAGAATTCCTCATCATCTTCgtaaacaactttattttggGGTTAAATGAGTTACAGCAGAGAACAGGTCAAATTCAGTAGATTGTGTATGACACGGTATatgcttataataataataatctggcATTTGGCATCATGTACATAGTTTTTTTGTACAAATCTTTTATATCTTCAGCACAAAAAGCTCCCAGTATGAATATTAAAGTGAAGGTTTCCTCTACTTTAAAGCCTATGATGACCACACGTAGACTGATCCTGAAAAGGGCATTTTATCTAATGAAAAGTCAATGCtaaatttgtttatttgaagCATCATGTTCGGTGATTTCTGCTGGAAAATTCTGAGGTCTTACTTAAATATTCCTTCACAGACAAGTGTCACATTTCCTTCACTGAAACTTATATATGCTGTTaatgatttgtatttgtacagtatgtatatgacAATAGTTACTGTTATTTAGATGAAGTGAGTAATGGTTTCACAGGCAAACAGGCTGAACAGATAGTTGCTGAGTTTAGCAGCTTTCTATAGTTTCTACCcctcaaacagctgctgctgaagctgctgctgctgctgctgctgaagaggaAGTGACCCATGACTGGGATCCTTGAGGTGGTCACCAGGGAAACAGGGCAGACGAGGATCAGCCGTCTGCACCAGGGTCACTTTACAGGTCACTGGCTCCACCCGTACCTGACACCACGCGGGGAAATCTACTGGCCGATGCACCCTGCATATGCCGGGAGGTAAAGATAAACATTTGTAAACCTTTTCCAAGGGCGCACACTGTAAACTTTTGTGTAAACTTTTGTGCGCACACTGTAAACTTTTGTATGCACCAATAGGAAGGTGAACATCAGCTAATGGAAGTTCTCAGCTATGGCAGTGAAAATAAATCTCTATGCCAGATGCTAGAGAGTAGCTTAAGTACATTTATCCAAGCACATACTTTGTTGTTCAGTATTGTACATACTGTAGTCCACCACATTTATTCTGCACAGTTATAGTTGAATATTACCTTCTAGattattctgctgctgtttttatttcttttttaaacattaagtACAATTAGATATATTTTGAACTCTGTTATAAATGATAACTTATTGTTTAAGATAGAGGTCGACCAATATGAAATCAGTGCAGCTAATGGTCAACATTATCATGCCACTGTTGTTCTAGGTGTGATTGGCTGaatgtttttcctccatcaGGTAAAATACAACAGTTTAAACATAACAAAAGATGTGCAAAATTGAGCAATGAACAATTGTGgtctctctctgcttttgtGTACTGCAGACgttgaaaaaaaactaaaacataactttgtcaaatacatttttgatacATTTATGCATACATAAGCAATAATCAGTCAATGTCAATCAGTCAAATAAAATGGCATTTGTCAAATTAATCCATCTACTGCTATTTTTATGTGTGGAGGAAACTGAACCTCAATTGTCTACAactgcagtaaattgtattgtattgttattattgttattatttattatttattgtattattctattctagtaacaataacatttttgagGGAACACATTTTACTTGTATTGGGTAAGTACCTTTTCCCTAAGTTGTATCACTGCTTCTACTTAAATAAAGGTCTGGATGTCCTCCACTGACAAATGCAATAACACAGATTTTTCCATGATGCATATCAATTTTAGATCGAGTGCTGTGAAGTAACTTCATTCCGTCCTTCTGAAGCTGACAGTGGAGTAACCGTGAGTAACATGCAGGATGTTTGTGTACTCACGTCTCGCAGCAGCCGACGCCAACCGGGTGCAGACACGTGCACTGCATGCAAGCGTTGTCCATCCAGGTTTCACCCAGTGAGAAGTGTCttccctcaaacacacaccgTGCTGGAACAACATGTGGAGGTCAGAAAATTAGAATCAGAAatcaattttttaaataatggagaggtatgttttattttttacatgaagAAAAGATGTCCAGTGAGATGTTAAAAGTTTGAGATCTCACCTCTTGAGTCGAAGTGGCACTCCATGGGTGCAGCAGAGCCACCGCTGCTCCACAGGAGAAAGCCTACAGCTGCAAGCATCAAGTGTGCTCTTGCAATTTCCATCTTCATCTGATCTGGACAGCAGACTCTGGTCCCTCTTCTGCATTTGCACCCTCATTTATACGTCTTGACTGCGTCCACCAC
This Solea senegalensis isolate Sse05_10M unplaced genomic scaffold, IFAPA_SoseM_1 scf7180000015112, whole genome shotgun sequence DNA region includes the following protein-coding sequences:
- the rgp1 gene encoding RAB6A-GEF complex partner protein 2, yielding MIEVLASMARGPVFLAGELMECLITFTNPMSHLSTSATSEMLAWASAQIHCQFHASESRVALPTRGNKQDVQAESDTVLIPSRGERGQCVLDTPPKILFCDLRLDPGESKTYSYSEVVPIDGPPSFRGQSVKYVYKLTIGCQRVNSPIKLLRVPFRVLVLQGMPEPPFPQDEEVSPSNPFLEEEEASRRDTRSLERALDMLMVTTSRRCPHMFNITNMRGKVAKFCIFKTVYRLGEDIIGTFNFSEGDIPCLQYSVSLQSEEEIQQQYQRRPGHAVSVSGHGRHLESCLHTASSHFSLPIPLNVTPGFSTDIVSLRWRLHFEFVTAREPMEPPTVLQNQSEVTVWAGAEHVNVDTFSWDLPIKVLPTNPALASYVSQFTGRNSINI
- the msmp1 gene encoding prostate-associated microseminoprotein, encoding MPEFRGADELEQHKTTPGVTPDTLLGRLRGTRVCCPDQMKMEIARAHLMLAAVGFLLWSSGGSAAPMECHFDSRARCVFEGRHFSLGETWMDNACMQCTCLHPVGVGCCETVHRPVDFPAWCQVRVEPVTCKVTLVQTADPRLPCFPGDHLKDPSHGSLPLQQQQQQQLQQQLFEG